A region from the Flavobacteriales bacterium genome encodes:
- a CDS encoding glycosyltransferase family 39 protein, with the protein MPLFSTIKNFFSPDRRWPWLLLALALKLGGVVFFLIYNRAEAGSRHIALEHGDTFSYLDPIDNLLSTGHYTPDLRMPGYGAVYLLFRLVVEPIIARDLVVLLQMVLAAVAVYVGARLAQRLTGRNAAFVIVFFLLGISPYMSTLESRLCTESFCTSALIFACWLLLRWRDEGRKRWLLLAGALVGWAIFLRPITGVALLALAPMAYVSTAPTLLKRWWPVVLFLLPFGVADGIWTARNYVVNQAFHPLTNGLYYTNASGRVYWACVDLVRLYGGHSMWWDDRSHVAWFNAYDVGTGLPKNTNGLPPPDWFHTPEFNLDSLKDLSARTYHVQESAMDSAERETLTLATVARYRRYVDSAREHFPLRTTIGGRAMNTWNFFWQYGSAGLFFKPWAESSLPAKAMKAYQGAVYLVAIFLGTAAGLLRLFDRRSSMPLRSVGALAVVGVLMIPLLFQLTEYRYSVPSFPFLLILALDQLYRWKASLRT; encoded by the coding sequence ATGCCCTTGTTCAGCACCATCAAGAACTTCTTCTCCCCTGACCGCCGCTGGCCTTGGCTGCTGCTGGCCTTGGCGCTGAAGCTGGGCGGTGTGGTGTTCTTCCTCATCTATAACCGCGCCGAGGCCGGCAGCCGGCACATTGCGCTGGAGCACGGCGATACGTTCTCGTACCTGGACCCCATCGACAACCTGCTCAGCACGGGCCATTACACGCCCGACCTGCGCATGCCCGGCTACGGTGCGGTGTACCTGCTCTTCCGGTTGGTGGTGGAGCCCATCATCGCGCGCGACCTGGTGGTGCTGTTGCAGATGGTGCTGGCTGCCGTGGCCGTGTACGTAGGGGCGCGTCTCGCACAGCGCCTTACGGGCAGGAACGCGGCCTTCGTCATCGTCTTCTTCCTGCTGGGCATAAGCCCGTACATGAGCACGTTGGAGAGCCGGTTGTGCACGGAGAGCTTCTGCACCTCGGCGTTGATCTTCGCTTGTTGGCTGCTGCTGCGCTGGCGCGATGAAGGACGTAAGCGCTGGCTCTTGCTGGCCGGTGCGTTGGTGGGCTGGGCCATCTTCCTGCGGCCCATTACAGGCGTGGCGCTGTTGGCGCTGGCGCCCATGGCCTATGTGAGCACCGCCCCCACCCTGCTGAAGCGCTGGTGGCCGGTGGTGCTCTTCCTGCTCCCCTTCGGCGTGGCGGATGGCATTTGGACCGCCCGCAACTATGTGGTGAACCAGGCTTTCCATCCGCTCACCAACGGGCTCTACTACACCAATGCAAGCGGGCGTGTGTACTGGGCCTGCGTGGACCTGGTGCGCCTTTATGGTGGGCACAGCATGTGGTGGGACGACCGCAGCCACGTGGCCTGGTTCAACGCCTACGACGTGGGCACCGGGCTGCCCAAGAACACCAATGGCCTGCCCCCGCCGGATTGGTTCCACACACCTGAGTTCAACCTGGACAGTCTCAAGGATCTTTCCGCCCGGACCTATCATGTGCAGGAAAGTGCCATGGACAGCGCGGAACGCGAAACCCTAACGCTCGCCACAGTGGCCCGCTACCGGCGCTATGTCGACAGTGCGCGGGAGCACTTCCCGCTTCGCACCACCATAGGGGGCAGGGCCATGAACACATGGAACTTCTTCTGGCAATACGGCTCGGCGGGGTTGTTCTTCAAGCCATGGGCGGAATCGTCGCTGCCTGCCAAGGCCATGAAGGCCTACCAAGGCGCCGTGTACCTGGTGGCCATTTTCCTGGGCACCGCAGCGGGGCTGTTGCGCCTGTTCGACCGGCGCAGCAGCATGCCCCTGCGCAGCGTAGGTGCCTTGGCGGTCGTGGGGGTGCTGATGATCCCGCTCCTGTTCCAGTTGACGGAGTACAGGTACAGCGTGCCGAGCTTTCCCTTCCTGTTGATCCTGGCCTTGGACCAATTGTACCGGTGGAAGGCTTCCTTGCGCACCTGA
- a CDS encoding glycosyltransferase family 2 protein gives MPRISLVIPVFNEAESLPYLFEALDKALAGLDHEIVLVNDGSRDKSMEVLREHAARDPKLKVIDFRRNFGQTAAINAGIQHATGDVLVLMDSDLENDPADIPRLLAELDNGFDVVSGWRKDRWQGSYLTRKLPSETANRLISSISGVKLHDYGCTLKAYRRDVIKDVALYGQMHRFIPVYCSWQGGRVGELPVNYTPRRFGKSNYGLFRTYKVLLDLLLIKFLDKFMTKPIHFFGGAGFISFILAFITGGLALYFKFTGQKDLVETPLPVITAMFLIVGLVMVLLGILAEIQMRTYYESRGVRPYSIRSKVNC, from the coding sequence ATGCCACGGATCTCACTGGTCATTCCCGTATTCAACGAAGCTGAGAGCCTTCCTTACCTCTTCGAGGCCCTGGACAAGGCCCTTGCAGGCCTTGACCACGAGATCGTGCTGGTGAACGACGGCTCGCGCGACAAAAGCATGGAGGTGCTGCGCGAGCACGCCGCGCGCGACCCCAAGCTGAAGGTGATCGACTTCCGTCGCAACTTCGGGCAAACGGCCGCCATCAACGCTGGCATACAGCACGCCACCGGCGATGTGCTGGTGCTGATGGACAGCGATCTGGAGAACGACCCCGCCGACATACCGCGGCTGCTGGCCGAACTGGACAATGGCTTCGATGTGGTGAGCGGCTGGCGCAAGGACCGCTGGCAAGGCAGCTACCTGACGCGCAAACTGCCCAGCGAAACGGCCAACCGCCTGATCAGCTCCATCAGCGGGGTGAAGCTGCACGACTACGGCTGCACGCTGAAGGCCTATCGCCGCGACGTGATCAAGGACGTGGCGCTGTACGGCCAGATGCACCGCTTCATTCCGGTGTATTGCAGCTGGCAGGGCGGCCGCGTGGGCGAGCTACCGGTGAACTACACCCCGCGCCGTTTCGGCAAGAGCAACTACGGTCTGTTCCGCACTTACAAGGTGCTGCTGGACCTGCTGCTCATCAAGTTCCTGGACAAGTTCATGACCAAGCCCATCCACTTCTTCGGTGGTGCGGGCTTCATCAGCTTCATCCTTGCCTTCATAACGGGCGGGCTGGCGTTGTACTTCAAGTTCACCGGGCAGAAGGACCTGGTCGAAACGCCGCTGCCGGTCATCACGGCCATGTTCCTCATCGTGGGGCTGGTGATGGTGCTGCTGGGCATCCTGGCGGAAATACAAATGCGCACCTACTACGAAAGCCGCGGTGTGCGCCCGTACTCCATCCGCAGCAAGGTGAATTGCTGA
- a CDS encoding methyltransferase domain-containing protein yields MRKLNLGSGEFLKEGFVNVDFYSVSKPDVEHDLSKFPYPFADNEFDHVESDHCFEHLPNPFAVMREVHRIAKPGATVVIRVPHFSRGFTHAEHKAGFDVTFPYYFRSDFKGGYQGVEFGTTAVKLTWFAQPYFKKSVLSPPVFWTARTMGAVFSFFANLSPFLCSRIWCFWVGGFEEVEFRLTVKK; encoded by the coding sequence ATGCGCAAACTGAACCTCGGCAGCGGCGAATTCCTCAAGGAGGGGTTCGTGAACGTTGACTTCTACTCGGTGAGCAAACCCGATGTGGAGCATGACCTGTCGAAGTTCCCCTACCCGTTCGCCGACAACGAGTTCGACCACGTGGAGAGCGACCACTGCTTCGAGCACCTGCCCAACCCGTTCGCGGTGATGCGCGAAGTGCACCGCATTGCGAAGCCCGGCGCCACCGTCGTCATACGGGTGCCGCACTTCAGCCGGGGCTTCACGCATGCCGAGCACAAGGCCGGGTTCGACGTCACCTTCCCGTACTACTTCCGCAGCGACTTCAAGGGTGGCTACCAAGGGGTGGAGTTCGGCACCACGGCGGTGAAGCTCACCTGGTTCGCACAGCCGTACTTCAAAAAGTCGGTGCTGTCCCCGCCGGTGTTCTGGACAGCACGCACCATGGGCGCCGTGTTCAGCTTCTTCGCGAACCTTTCACCGTTCCTGTGCAGCCGCATCTGGTGTTTCTGGGTGGGTGGTTTCGAAGAGGTTGAATTCCGATTGACGGTCAAGAAGTGA
- a CDS encoding class I SAM-dependent methyltransferase — MARTEFDHDRFEEAYPPGIERSWWQRARNAVIAQAFRKYVPRNARVMEIGCGTGIVTAHLREQGWNVTGVELGTPSAGLRAPEHLLLGQDALALPLDVRERINVLCSYDVIEHIEDAPAFLKGLAGGFPNASTLVVTVPARTELWTTFDDHFGHFRRYDRALLARHFAEGGWQTLSNEYFFHGLYPAILLNNMVRGRQRALRFEAPAPGPASAVNALLGRMFAAEHALLPGALHGTSLIGVAARTPSNS, encoded by the coding sequence ATGGCACGCACCGAGTTCGACCACGACCGGTTCGAAGAGGCCTACCCGCCGGGCATTGAGCGCTCGTGGTGGCAACGCGCCCGCAACGCCGTGATCGCACAGGCGTTCCGGAAGTATGTTCCGCGCAATGCCCGGGTGATGGAGATCGGTTGTGGTACCGGCATCGTAACGGCACACCTGCGCGAGCAAGGCTGGAACGTGACCGGGGTGGAGCTGGGCACGCCCAGCGCAGGGCTCCGCGCCCCGGAGCATTTGCTGCTCGGCCAGGACGCACTGGCACTGCCCCTGGACGTGCGCGAGCGCATCAATGTGCTGTGCTCCTACGATGTGATCGAGCACATCGAGGATGCCCCGGCCTTCCTCAAGGGGCTCGCTGGCGGTTTCCCGAACGCAAGCACCCTGGTGGTGACCGTGCCGGCGCGCACAGAGCTCTGGACCACGTTCGATGACCACTTCGGCCACTTCCGCCGATATGATCGGGCATTGCTTGCCCGGCATTTCGCTGAAGGCGGATGGCAGACGTTGAGCAACGAGTACTTCTTCCATGGGCTCTACCCGGCCATCCTATTGAACAACATGGTGCGCGGCCGGCAGCGCGCGCTCCGTTTCGAGGCGCCGGCCCCGGGCCCCGCATCGGCCGTCAATGCGCTGCTGGGCCGCATGTTCGCGGCTGAGCATGCGCTCTTGCCCGGGGCTTTGCACGGCACTTCGCTCATTGGTGTGGCCGCACGGACGCCAAGCAACAGTTGA
- the asnB gene encoding asparagine synthase (glutamine-hydrolyzing), giving the protein MCGIAGFQGKGTLEDAQRMIARINYRGPDLQDATMVADTGLAHARLSIIDLSHGADQPMFDATRELCIVFNGEIYNYKELREELLRTGRHTFRTNGDTEVLLALYREHGTAMLPKLNGMFVFALHDARTGELFLARDRMGKKPLHYAQTAAGFVFGSELKAVLAHPDVHEDIDPVALNQYLTFEYVPTPRCIVQGVQKLRPGHSMLVKHGRIISGTPYWEPSFTKQSIGEEEAAALLDDALLKATERRLMSDVPLGVFLSGGIDSSAVAYYAQRSSTTRIKTFSIGFEEASYDESAHARLVAERLGTEHHMEVLTQRDSLELIPDIYARLDEPFADASLIPTHLLSRSARKHVTVCLGGDGSDELLAGYPTFNADRFRKLFSALPQPVIAALRNAANLLPTSDANISFDFKVKQFLRGFEGNARQVNTLWLGSFTPREKQQLLSPELRATLGNTTGLEPIDDALRGSQWANNGLDEVILVFLRTYLLDDILFKVDRASMYTSLEVRAPFMDVEVVALINSLPDHMKIRGTNGKWLLKKVMRGKLPDAIIDRPKKGFGIPLSHWLRHELRALCDDMLSPERIRRDGYFNVAYVERLKREHMSGKANHRKLLWTLIVFQLWRSRA; this is encoded by the coding sequence ATGTGCGGTATAGCGGGCTTCCAAGGCAAGGGCACGCTTGAAGATGCGCAGCGCATGATCGCGCGCATCAACTACCGTGGTCCGGACCTGCAGGATGCGACGATGGTGGCCGACACGGGTCTTGCCCATGCGCGCCTCAGCATCATTGACCTGAGCCATGGCGCCGACCAACCGATGTTCGATGCAACGCGCGAGCTGTGCATCGTCTTCAACGGCGAGATATACAACTACAAGGAGCTGCGCGAGGAACTGCTGCGCACCGGCAGGCACACGTTCCGCACGAACGGGGACACCGAAGTGCTGCTGGCGCTGTACCGCGAGCACGGCACGGCCATGCTGCCGAAGCTCAACGGCATGTTCGTCTTCGCGCTGCACGATGCACGCACGGGCGAGCTCTTCCTGGCGCGCGATCGCATGGGCAAGAAGCCGTTGCACTACGCGCAGACCGCAGCAGGTTTCGTCTTCGGTAGCGAACTGAAAGCGGTGCTCGCGCATCCCGATGTGCACGAGGACATCGACCCCGTTGCGCTGAACCAGTACCTCACCTTCGAGTACGTACCCACGCCGCGCTGCATTGTGCAAGGCGTGCAGAAGCTGCGTCCCGGCCACAGCATGCTGGTGAAGCACGGCCGCATCATCAGCGGGACGCCCTACTGGGAACCGTCGTTCACCAAGCAGTCCATCGGCGAAGAGGAAGCAGCTGCACTGCTTGACGACGCACTGCTGAAGGCCACCGAACGCCGGTTGATGAGCGACGTGCCGTTGGGCGTGTTCCTCAGCGGCGGTATCGACAGCAGCGCGGTGGCGTACTACGCACAACGCAGTTCCACCACGCGCATCAAGACCTTCAGCATCGGTTTCGAGGAGGCCAGCTACGACGAGAGCGCACACGCACGACTGGTCGCCGAGCGGCTGGGCACCGAGCACCACATGGAAGTGCTCACGCAACGTGACAGCCTGGAACTGATCCCGGACATCTACGCAAGGCTCGACGAGCCCTTTGCGGATGCCTCGCTCATCCCCACCCACCTGCTCAGCCGAAGCGCGCGCAAGCATGTAACGGTGTGCCTCGGTGGCGACGGCAGCGACGAACTGCTGGCAGGCTATCCCACCTTCAACGCCGATCGCTTCCGCAAGCTGTTCAGTGCATTGCCGCAACCGGTGATCGCTGCACTGCGCAACGCGGCCAACCTGCTGCCCACCAGCGACGCCAACATCTCGTTCGACTTCAAGGTGAAGCAGTTCCTCCGTGGCTTCGAAGGCAACGCTCGACAAGTGAATACGCTGTGGCTCGGCAGCTTCACACCACGCGAGAAGCAACAACTGCTGAGCCCGGAGCTGAGGGCAACGCTGGGCAACACCACCGGCCTCGAACCCATCGACGATGCGCTACGCGGCTCACAGTGGGCCAACAACGGCTTGGATGAAGTGATCCTCGTCTTCCTGCGCACCTACCTGTTGGACGACATCCTCTTCAAGGTGGACCGGGCCAGCATGTACACGTCGTTGGAGGTGCGCGCGCCATTCATGGACGTGGAGGTGGTGGCGCTGATCAACAGCCTGCCGGACCACATGAAGATCCGCGGAACCAACGGCAAGTGGCTGCTGAAGAAGGTGATGCGCGGCAAGCTGCCCGATGCCATCATCGACCGGCCGAAGAAGGGTTTCGGCATTCCGTTGAGCCATTGGTTGCGGCACGAGCTGCGCGCGTTGTGCGACGATATGCTCTCACCGGAGCGCATACGCCGCGATGGCTACTTCAATGTTGCTTATGTGGAACGTTTGAAGCGCGAGCACATGTCCGGCAAGGCCAACCACCGCAAGTTGCTGTGGACGCTGATCGTGTTCCAGCTGTGGCGGTCGCGCGCCTAG
- a CDS encoding peptidoglycan peptidase, with translation MSIRTAVRRYRSFFLFAFIGLLIVGSAWGDAALQTKAKSRPLPAVQAGDIVVQTSISPQCSAIKEATGSDWTHCGIVFVENGKAMVLEAVGPVRTTTLGEWLGRTGHWAVLRLKDPSKLTPAVLSRMEAEGRKHLGVPYDTRFLWSDDEIYCSELVWKIYQNGAGIEVGEVEKWGSMKLDGPHAQRIIQQRFPNGKLPSEEPVVTPAAIARCAALEVVAENGR, from the coding sequence ATGTCCATCCGCACCGCCGTCCGCCGCTATCGTTCCTTCTTCCTCTTCGCCTTCATCGGCTTGCTCATCGTGGGCAGTGCGTGGGGAGACGCCGCACTTCAGACCAAGGCCAAGTCACGGCCGCTGCCGGCGGTGCAGGCCGGCGACATCGTGGTGCAAACCTCCATCTCACCCCAGTGCAGCGCCATCAAGGAAGCTACCGGTAGCGATTGGACCCACTGCGGTATCGTCTTCGTGGAGAACGGAAAAGCGATGGTGCTCGAAGCGGTGGGCCCGGTGCGTACCACAACGCTGGGCGAATGGCTGGGCCGTACCGGGCACTGGGCCGTGCTGCGTTTGAAGGACCCTTCCAAACTCACTCCCGCGGTGCTCTCTCGCATGGAAGCTGAAGGCAGGAAGCATCTGGGTGTCCCCTACGACACCCGCTTCCTCTGGAGCGACGACGAGATCTACTGCAGTGAACTCGTATGGAAGATCTACCAGAACGGCGCGGGGATCGAAGTGGGCGAGGTGGAGAAGTGGGGTAGCATGAAGCTCGATGGCCCGCATGCGCAACGCATCATCCAGCAACGGTTCCCGAACGGCAAGTTGCCTAGTGAAGAGCCTGTTGTTACTCCGGCTGCTATTGCGCGTTGCGCGGCGCTGGAAGTAGTGGCAGAGAACGGACGCTGA
- the bshB1 gene encoding bacillithiol biosynthesis deacetylase BshB1, translating into MSEVDILCITAHPDDVELCMGGTVLHHVALGKRVGLVELTVGELGTRGNGALRKEEAEAARKVLGADFRYQLDLADGFFRADRESLLKVVQVIRRHKPSVIFTNTLKDRHPDHGRSAALVTEACFLSGLRRVETSDDGNSQEAWRPTTVLHTIQDWWMEPTLVVDVTPYWEKRMAAMFAFKSQFFDPTSSEPVSSISGQDFPAFVEGRALQIGRLIGVKYGEGFVASRAFGVDDVTLLK; encoded by the coding sequence ATGAGCGAGGTCGACATCCTCTGTATCACTGCACATCCTGATGATGTGGAGCTCTGCATGGGCGGCACCGTGCTGCACCATGTGGCGCTGGGCAAACGTGTTGGTTTGGTGGAACTCACCGTTGGCGAACTGGGCACGCGCGGCAATGGTGCCTTGCGCAAGGAGGAGGCAGAGGCGGCCCGCAAGGTCCTCGGCGCTGACTTCCGTTACCAGCTCGACTTGGCCGACGGCTTCTTCCGCGCCGATCGGGAGAGCCTGCTCAAGGTGGTGCAGGTCATCCGCCGCCACAAGCCCTCAGTGATCTTCACCAATACACTGAAGGACCGCCACCCGGACCATGGGCGCAGTGCAGCGCTCGTTACTGAAGCCTGCTTTCTCAGCGGACTTCGCCGCGTGGAAACCAGCGACGATGGGAATTCCCAAGAGGCTTGGCGCCCCACCACCGTGCTGCACACCATCCAGGATTGGTGGATGGAACCCACCCTCGTAGTGGATGTCACGCCCTACTGGGAGAAGCGTATGGCCGCCATGTTCGCCTTCAAGAGCCAATTCTTCGACCCCACCAGCTCTGAGCCCGTTTCGAGCATCAGCGGCCAGGATTTCCCGGCGTTCGTGGAAGGGCGTGCGTTGCAGATCGGCCGTCTCATCGGGGTGAAGTACGGTGAAGGTTTCGTGGCGTCGCGTGCATTTGGCGTGGACGACGTTACCCTGCTGAAGTAG
- a CDS encoding glutathione peroxidase: protein MRSFLLSVLSALNPFGAKAQSVAVPVEPPASFHSLSATSLDGQPVEMEQFKGKKIMVVNTASECGYTGQYKQLQELYEAYKDKGFVVLGFPSNDFGGQEPGTEAEIGAFCQKNYGVTFPMMSKVSTKGDDQHPVYQWLTQKSQNGFDDFKVKWNFNKFLIDEQGRLVMYLPSGKDPLCDEVLNWLGGK from the coding sequence ATGCGATCGTTCCTCCTTTCCGTCCTCTCCGCGCTCAATCCGTTCGGTGCCAAGGCGCAGTCCGTTGCGGTGCCCGTTGAACCACCGGCTTCGTTCCATTCCTTGTCCGCCACCTCGCTCGATGGCCAGCCCGTTGAGATGGAGCAGTTCAAGGGCAAGAAGATCATGGTGGTGAACACGGCCAGCGAGTGTGGCTACACCGGCCAGTACAAGCAGCTACAGGAGCTGTATGAAGCTTACAAGGACAAGGGTTTTGTGGTGCTAGGCTTCCCCAGCAACGACTTCGGCGGGCAGGAGCCCGGCACCGAGGCCGAGATCGGTGCCTTCTGCCAGAAGAACTACGGCGTCACCTTCCCCATGATGAGCAAGGTGAGCACCAAGGGCGACGACCAGCACCCCGTTTACCAGTGGCTAACGCAGAAGAGCCAGAACGGCTTCGACGACTTCAAGGTGAAGTGGAACTTCAACAAGTTCCTCATCGATGAACAAGGGCGCCTGGTCATGTACCTGCCGAGCGGCAAGGATCCGCTGTGCGATGAGGTGCTCAATTGGCTCGGCGGCAAATGA
- a CDS encoding heme exporter protein CcmB: MKPSEIRGMLAMELRLDLRQRHAFGGLLLYVIGAVYVCYLSVQKLVDVPMWNALFWVIQLFAAFNALSRSFQREEGGRQLYLYTLVDPRSVILARTLYNALVMVLLTFLSLGFYTLFLGGEALGKAELGQFVLVTLLGGVGFAAVLTLISALAARAGNGLGLMAILGFPVVLPMLLTLMRASRNAIDGLPWAVNDKYVLWLLAIDALTVALAWLLYPYLWRD, translated from the coding sequence ATGAAGCCCTCCGAGATACGTGGCATGCTGGCAATGGAGCTGCGGCTCGACCTGCGGCAGCGGCATGCGTTCGGTGGGCTGTTGCTCTATGTGATCGGCGCGGTGTACGTGTGCTACCTGAGCGTTCAGAAGCTCGTGGACGTCCCAATGTGGAACGCGCTGTTCTGGGTCATCCAGTTGTTCGCTGCGTTCAACGCACTCTCGCGGTCGTTCCAGCGGGAAGAAGGCGGACGGCAACTGTACCTCTACACCTTGGTGGATCCGCGGTCGGTGATCCTCGCGCGCACGCTCTACAACGCACTGGTGATGGTGCTGCTCACCTTTCTCAGCCTGGGTTTCTACACGCTCTTCCTCGGTGGAGAAGCGCTCGGCAAGGCTGAGCTGGGGCAATTCGTGCTGGTGACTTTGCTCGGGGGTGTGGGCTTCGCGGCGGTCCTCACGCTCATCAGCGCGTTGGCCGCACGCGCGGGCAATGGCCTTGGTTTGATGGCCATCCTCGGCTTTCCGGTGGTGCTGCCCATGCTGCTCACGCTGATGCGCGCGAGCCGCAATGCCATCGATGGTTTGCCGTGGGCGGTGAACGACAAATACGTGCTGTGGCTGCTGGCCATCGACGCGCTCACCGTGGCGTTGGCCTGGTTGCTGTACCCCTACCTTTGGCGCGACTGA